A part of Oncorhynchus masou masou isolate Uvic2021 chromosome 30, UVic_Omas_1.1, whole genome shotgun sequence genomic DNA contains:
- the LOC135522606 gene encoding neuritin-like — protein MGLTCSGKYISLFLAVQLVYLLHVVRATGKCDTVFKGFSNCLLRLGENMANYPQELDEKENLQTICTYWDDFHSCATTALVDCQEGATDLWEKLKKESRNLEFRGSLFELCGGGNGASKSTVALGLIILLTALSALVTWLAF, from the exons ATGGGATTAACTTGTTCCGGCAAATATATCTCACTGTTTCTTGCTGTTCAGTTAG TTTATCTGCTACATGTGGTGAGAGCAACGGGGAAATGTGATACagtattcaaagggttctccaatTGCTTGCTGAGACTGGGGGAGAATATGGCTAACTATCCACAGGAGCTGGATGAGAAGGAAAACCTACAGACCATCTGCAC ATATTGGGATGACTTCCACTCATGTGCGACCACTGCGCTGGTGGATTGCCAAGAGGGAGCCACAGACCTATGGGAGAAGCTCAAAAAGGAGTCCAGAAACTTAGAGTTCCGAGGGAGCTTGTTTGAACTCTGTGGCGGGGGGAACGGGGCCTCCAAATCCACAGTCGCTTTAGGTCTCATCATACTTCTAACGGCACTTTCCGCCTTAGTGACTTGGCTTGCATTTTAG